The genomic DNA TGGCCCATCAAAATATGGTAGGTCGCCACGGTGTCGGCTTCGGCGCTGTGCGCGTTCTCGAGCTTGCGGTCGCAGTAAAATTTGTACGCTGCCGAAAGCGTGCGCTGCTCCATCATGTGGAAGATCTTGCAGGCATCAACGATGTTACGGTTTTCGATATCGAAGTCAATATCGCAGCGCAAAAACTCCTCGGCCAAAAGCGGAATATCAAAGCGCAGCAAATTGTAGCCACCCAAGTCGCAGCCTTTCAGGAACTGCTCCAGATCGCGAGCCACCTGCTTAAAGGTAGGCGCATCTTTTATATCCTCATCATAGATCTTGTGGATCAAACTCGACTCCAAAGGAATTGGGATGGTCGGGTTAATGCGACGGGTCTTTAGGATCTCTTCTCCGTCGGGTGTCACCTTCAGCACGCTTACTTCCACAATGCGGTCTTTGCAGATGTCGGTGCCGGTGGTTTCGAGGTCAAAAAATACGATGGGGCGCTTTAAGTTCAGCTTCATAGCGAAAGTATAAAAAGTTAAAGAACCGCCTTGGTGAGCGCCTCCAGGTTGATGTTATTGTAAGTGCCTGAGCTCATGAGCAGCAGGTTGGCATTTTGCCAGTTGCGGCTGGTCAGGTGCTGCTGCAGCGCTTCGGAGTCGGAGTATACCTGCAGGCGCGGGTTTTGGAACGCTTCTTTCAGCTCGGCCTCCGTGAGCATTTCCATGCGCTTGTGTTCGATGGTTTTCGGGCTGAAGTACACGATCGGCTCAT from Pontibacter liquoris includes the following:
- a CDS encoding 3'-5' exonuclease, encoding MKLNLKRPIVFFDLETTGTDICKDRIVEVSVLKVTPDGEEILKTRRINPTIPIPLESSLIHKIYDEDIKDAPTFKQVARDLEQFLKGCDLGGYNLLRFDIPLLAEEFLRCDIDFDIENRNIVDACKIFHMMEQRTLSAAYKFYCDRKLENAHSAEADTVATYHILMGQLDRYQQTAVELPEGIETFPIQNDMEVLHKFTVQKTADLSGRIVYNNAGQEVFNFGKYKNVPVEDVLAKEPSYYDWMMKGDFPLYTKKVLTRIRLRKVQLS